In a genomic window of Thermoplasmata archaeon:
- a CDS encoding HAD family hydrolase: protein MSVKKKAVFVDRDGTLNVNIDYLSDPSLYQLYPGVAEGLRMLKEEGFVIVVVTNQSGIGRGFFDETTLERIHDKMRLELAKGGASVDRVYYCPHLPSEGCACRKPGTALFERAAEELGIDLRQSFVIGDTYMDVAAGHTIGARTALVPEPRHRERILAEMKGWDVRPDFIGEDFLSAARWVVEISRGRVPGTEHR from the coding sequence ATGAGCGTGAAAAAAAAGGCGGTCTTCGTGGACCGTGACGGAACGCTTAATGTGAATATAGATTATCTCAGCGACCCCTCATTATATCAGCTCTATCCCGGCGTGGCAGAAGGCCTGCGCATGCTCAAGGAGGAGGGGTTTGTAATCGTCGTGGTTACCAACCAGTCGGGCATCGGCCGGGGCTTTTTCGACGAGACAACTCTTGAGAGAATTCATGATAAGATGAGGTTGGAACTCGCCAAGGGCGGGGCCTCCGTAGATAGAGTTTACTACTGCCCCCACCTCCCCAGCGAAGGCTGCGCATGCAGGAAGCCCGGCACAGCGCTGTTTGAGAGGGCCGCGGAGGAGCTCGGGATAGACCTGAGGCAGTCCTTCGTCATCGGTGACACGTATATGGACGTGGCAGCGGGACATACAATCGGTGCCCGAACGGCCCTCGTCCCGGAACCCCGGCACAGGGAAAGAATTCTCGCTGAGATGAAGGGCTGGGATGTGAGGCCGGATTTCATCGGTGAGGACTTCCTCTCCGCGGCACGCTGGGTCGTTGAGATAAGCCGGGGTCGAGTCCCGGGCACTGAACATCGCTGA
- a CDS encoding 50S ribosomal protein L15e, whose product MVKSLYKYISEVWHKPEKSVAGELRWQRMVQWRSEPVFQRIERPTRLDRARALGYRAKPGFIIVRTRVRRGGLRKRAIRKGRKPRSKGILSITMAKSIKRIAEERTQKHYPNMEVLNSYWVGQDGKHKFYEVILVDPCHPAIMSDPKLNWICMPQHRSRVYRGLTSAGKKGRGLRYKGKGVEHVRPSIRAGDGRGK is encoded by the coding sequence ATGGTGAAAAGCCTGTATAAATATATCAGCGAGGTGTGGCATAAACCGGAGAAGAGCGTGGCAGGGGAGCTTCGCTGGCAGAGGATGGTCCAGTGGCGCTCAGAGCCAGTTTTCCAAAGAATTGAGAGACCGACGAGACTGGACCGCGCGAGGGCGCTTGGATACAGAGCGAAGCCGGGGTTCATTATCGTTAGGACGAGGGTCAGACGAGGGGGGCTCAGAAAAAGGGCGATTCGGAAGGGGAGAAAGCCAAGGTCGAAAGGCATTCTGAGCATCACGATGGCCAAGAGCATCAAGAGAATCGCGGAGGAAAGGACCCAGAAGCACTACCCAAACATGGAGGTCCTCAACTCCTATTGGGTCGGCCAAGACGGGAAGCACAAGTTCTATGAGGTTATTCTGGTCGACCCATGCCACCCCGCAATCATGTCCGACCCGAAGCTGAACTGGATATGCATGCCCCAGCACCGTTCAAGGGTGTACAGGGGCCTGACCTCCGCCGGGAAGAAGGGCCGAGGGCTGCGGTACAAAGGTAAGGGGGTAGAGCACGTCCGGCCATCCATTCGGGCCGGTGATGGACGGGGTAAGTAG
- a CDS encoding Mov34/MPN/PAD-1 family protein, whose amino-acid sequence MGEAPKIIKEIRRPIETRPPPSIARLEDLDLSDWDLTEDWPELYISHGCFHKMISHCMDYMDQQIEVMGLILGDIFQWKNRIYTVAEDAVAAETEDSTATSVRFGAKGLEEIARALNELEYEYLIVGWYHSHPGFTPFLSEKDLETQKKNFNKPYHTTIVIDPVNRQFRAYKVIENEYVEKRFQLYEESALEKEVTARRREEIMNYIEALIERQVSPRKHTRPVVVPGGHAEPPHTSRLSPEVRQAIEEDIRRLIEEHQRALKKRDMQAGRKGF is encoded by the coding sequence ATGGGCGAAGCACCGAAGATAATTAAGGAGATTCGCAGGCCGATCGAGACGCGCCCCCCGCCGTCCATCGCTAGACTTGAGGACCTGGACCTCTCCGACTGGGATCTAACGGAGGACTGGCCAGAGCTCTACATCTCCCATGGCTGCTTCCATAAGATGATCAGCCACTGCATGGACTACATGGACCAGCAGATCGAGGTAATGGGCCTCATTCTCGGGGACATTTTCCAGTGGAAAAACAGAATCTATACGGTCGCGGAGGACGCCGTGGCCGCCGAGACGGAGGACAGCACCGCCACTTCCGTACGTTTCGGGGCTAAGGGGCTGGAGGAGATTGCCAGGGCCCTAAACGAACTGGAGTATGAATACCTGATTGTGGGATGGTACCACTCTCACCCGGGCTTCACCCCCTTTTTATCCGAGAAGGATCTCGAGACCCAGAAAAAGAACTTTAACAAACCCTACCACACGACCATCGTCATCGACCCGGTCAACAGGCAGTTCCGCGCCTACAAGGTCATAGAGAATGAATATGTGGAGAAAAGGTTCCAGCTATATGAAGAGAGCGCGCTGGAGAAGGAGGTCACGGCGAGGAGGAGGGAGGAGATAATGAACTATATCGAGGCCCTCATAGAGCGGCAGGTCAGCCCTAGGAAACACACCAGGCCGGTGGTCGTTCCTGGGGGCCATGCGGAACCTCCCCACACGAGCCGGCTCTCACCTGAAGTCCGGCAAGCCATCGAGGAAGATATCAGAAGGCTAATCGAGGAGCACCAGAGAGCGCTTAAAAAGAGGGATATGCAGGCCGGCCGGAAAGGCTTTTAA
- a CDS encoding GYD domain-containing protein encodes MVGLPHYIMLSTLTDEGWKTVKEKPERIREVNKEIQAMGARVVAQYCCLGPYDFVNIVEAPNNEVITRVSLELGSRGTIKILTMPAMGVDELVGMLKKK; translated from the coding sequence GTGGTCGGTTTGCCGCATTATATAATGCTGTCTACATTGACGGACGAAGGATGGAAGACGGTGAAGGAGAAGCCAGAGAGAATTCGGGAAGTGAATAAAGAGATTCAGGCAATGGGGGCGAGGGTCGTGGCCCAGTACTGCTGCCTCGGCCCCTACGACTTCGTCAACATCGTTGAGGCTCCGAACAACGAGGTGATTACGAGGGTCTCACTGGAACTAGGGTCAAGGGGGACAATTAAAATACTGACTATGCCCGCGATGGGCGTGGACGAGCTCGTTGGGATGCTGAAGAAGAAGTAG
- a CDS encoding SLC13 family permease: MLESLHLSRLLGPYLDPRLVSNIEFLILLFLMMLVMNLFELSGFLSSIGRRIVNRAGTERRLAILLCLLVFFASAFLTNDVVLLGIVPLTIHVGVVSRVNVRTLGIFDGIAANTGSLLTPFGNPQNIFISVHYSVSVSEFLLALLPLWLLSFGLLLLLICVSFGDRCLHPLRPKPANRRSAILGLTALAVIVLFFFRLLPILIIAPLVLGLILSDEKYARVFRMFDWRLFSLFVFMALATYAAMRFWKIELQGPVLLLCAVGLSQVVSNIPATFLLSESPDWKTLAIGVNIGGSGTLISSVATVIAYRYIKKYDRRTTVWDFMKWGGLFCGAQTIAFLPILLMTMS; this comes from the coding sequence ATGCTGGAGAGCCTCCATCTGTCCCGGCTGCTCGGACCTTATCTAGACCCCAGGCTTGTCTCGAACATTGAGTTCCTTATACTACTCTTCCTGATGATGCTCGTGATGAACCTCTTCGAGCTCTCGGGCTTTCTCTCCTCCATAGGTAGGCGCATCGTAAACCGTGCAGGCACTGAAAGGCGGCTGGCCATCTTGCTCTGCCTCCTCGTATTTTTCGCATCGGCCTTCCTGACCAACGACGTTGTGCTTCTGGGCATCGTTCCACTGACCATTCACGTCGGTGTGGTGTCGCGGGTGAACGTCAGGACGCTGGGAATCTTCGACGGAATCGCTGCCAACACCGGCAGCCTCCTGACCCCCTTCGGTAACCCCCAGAATATTTTCATATCGGTTCATTACAGCGTTTCTGTCTCCGAGTTCCTTCTGGCCCTCCTTCCTCTCTGGCTACTCTCCTTCGGCCTCCTTCTCCTCCTAATCTGCGTGAGCTTCGGGGACAGATGTCTTCACCCCCTCAGACCCAAACCCGCCAACAGGCGCTCTGCGATTCTGGGTCTCACGGCACTGGCGGTGATAGTGCTATTCTTCTTTCGCCTCCTGCCCATTCTGATAATCGCCCCCCTGGTCCTTGGGCTCATTCTGAGCGATGAGAAATATGCCCGCGTATTCAGGATGTTCGACTGGAGGCTCTTCTCGCTCTTCGTATTCATGGCTCTCGCGACCTACGCAGCCATGAGGTTCTGGAAAATCGAGCTCCAAGGACCCGTCCTCCTGCTCTGCGCCGTGGGGCTCTCACAGGTGGTGAGCAACATTCCCGCCACATTCCTCCTCTCCGAGTCGCCCGATTGGAAGACGCTAGCAATCGGGGTAAACATCGGTGGGAGCGGGACACTGATATCCTCCGTCGCAACTGTCATCGCCTACCGATACATAAAGAAATATGACAGGCGAACGACCGTATGGGACTTCATGAAGTGGGGTGGACTTTTCTGCGGGGCGCAAACAATCGCCTTCCTGCCCATTCTTCTGATGACAATGTCCTAG
- a CDS encoding GTP-binding protein, with protein MATIDERIKEVEEEIRRTEYNKKTAHHIGKLKAKLARLREEAERARARRGGGGRRFSVKKSGDATVALLGPPNSGKSTLLNRITDAQSEIGDFAFTTKEIRPGIMSYEGAQIQLLDMPGILPGAASGRGRGREVLGSARCADLILIFLDVLNPDLESLVREMREAGIRPNERPPDITIAKKERGGITISSTVTMTRLDPATARAILNEYGVVNADVVFRTDASADQLIDSLSESCVYVPAIVALNKIDLIPREELERGLTNLAGWRVYPVSALTGEGLPELQKGIYQALDLKRVYLRPQGGEVDRSRPLVLRRGGTVGDVCDRLHKEFRRKFRYAVVWGSSVKFDGQRVGLEHELADGDVLTIVLSA; from the coding sequence ATGGCAACCATCGACGAGCGAATAAAGGAGGTCGAAGAAGAGATAAGAAGAACCGAGTACAATAAAAAGACCGCCCACCACATAGGAAAGCTCAAGGCCAAGCTCGCGCGGCTTAGGGAAGAGGCGGAGAGGGCACGCGCGAGACGGGGGGGAGGAGGCAGACGTTTCTCGGTTAAGAAGAGCGGCGACGCAACCGTGGCACTCCTCGGCCCTCCAAACAGCGGCAAGAGCACCCTGCTCAACCGCATCACGGACGCGCAGAGCGAGATTGGCGACTTCGCCTTCACCACTAAAGAGATTCGCCCCGGAATAATGAGCTATGAAGGAGCCCAAATTCAGCTCTTGGACATGCCTGGCATACTGCCCGGAGCGGCCTCGGGGCGCGGACGGGGGAGGGAAGTCCTGGGTTCGGCCCGCTGCGCGGACCTCATTCTCATCTTTCTCGACGTACTCAATCCTGATCTCGAGAGTCTCGTCAGGGAAATGCGTGAAGCGGGCATCAGGCCAAACGAGCGCCCGCCGGACATCACTATCGCTAAAAAGGAGAGGGGCGGTATAACGATAAGCTCGACGGTGACGATGACTCGTCTGGACCCCGCCACCGCGAGGGCAATTTTGAATGAATATGGCGTCGTCAATGCTGACGTAGTCTTTCGAACCGACGCCTCCGCCGACCAGCTGATCGACTCACTCTCCGAGAGCTGCGTCTATGTACCCGCGATTGTGGCGCTTAACAAAATAGACCTTATTCCGCGAGAGGAGCTGGAGCGAGGGCTCACGAATCTGGCGGGCTGGAGAGTTTACCCGGTGAGCGCCCTGACCGGGGAAGGGCTCCCTGAACTACAGAAGGGAATCTATCAGGCGCTCGACCTCAAGCGGGTGTACCTGAGGCCCCAAGGCGGCGAGGTTGACCGCTCGAGACCTCTGGTCCTGAGAAGGGGCGGAACGGTGGGGGACGTCTGCGACCGGTTGCACAAGGAGTTCAGGAGGAAGTTCCGCTATGCGGTGGTTTGGGGGAGTAGCGTGAAGTTCGACGGGCAGCGAGTCGGTCTCGAACACGAGCTCGCGGACGGAGACGTCCTCACAATTGTCCTGAGCGCTTGA
- a CDS encoding (Fe-S)-binding protein → MIEMAAPVALPVMDGLKSAEDMILTCTMCGYCKESCPFFNVIGWDSNTSRGRILLSYALLHKMIPPDEKTIENLFKCTLCRRCEVACSSRLKILEIFEAVRRDIARSGMHLPPHKAVLRNIDEGGNIYADRTPSTEMHDEREHPAPVAFFAGCVSTYANRKPALNTRKLLKRLGVDYTMINEMCCGYPQYLLGADFSRVARENLSRLEGLGVKEVVLSCDGCYRMFKEAYPKVRKSDIKVRHIAELLAENLDRLPSPKSRQTVTYHDSCDLGRHMKMYDLPRKVLSRFADIKEMRSTKEQALCCGTGGGVRIAFSGEADGIAARRLEEAGMAAEVMVTTCPACAHTMGVVAKKKKSRVQPVTLAQFVEEAIEREEKR, encoded by the coding sequence ATGATTGAGATGGCGGCGCCCGTTGCCCTTCCGGTCATGGATGGCCTTAAGTCGGCGGAGGACATGATTCTGACCTGCACTATGTGCGGGTACTGCAAAGAATCGTGCCCGTTCTTCAATGTGATAGGATGGGACAGCAACACCTCGAGGGGGAGGATCCTGCTCTCCTATGCCCTCCTGCACAAAATGATTCCGCCTGATGAGAAAACTATCGAGAACCTCTTCAAATGCACTCTCTGCCGGAGGTGTGAGGTGGCTTGCTCTTCGAGACTGAAGATTCTGGAAATATTCGAGGCAGTGAGGAGGGACATAGCGCGCAGCGGCATGCATCTCCCTCCCCACAAGGCTGTGCTGAGGAATATAGATGAGGGCGGCAACATCTACGCCGACAGGACTCCTTCAACGGAGATGCACGACGAGAGAGAGCATCCGGCGCCGGTGGCCTTTTTCGCGGGCTGTGTCAGCACATATGCGAACAGGAAGCCCGCGCTCAACACGAGAAAGCTCCTGAAGAGGCTCGGCGTGGACTATACGATGATTAACGAGATGTGTTGTGGCTACCCCCAGTACTTACTAGGAGCGGACTTCAGCAGGGTTGCCAGAGAGAACCTCAGTAGGCTCGAGGGGCTCGGTGTCAAGGAGGTTGTTTTGAGCTGCGACGGCTGCTACAGGATGTTCAAGGAGGCATATCCAAAAGTGAGGAAGAGCGATATAAAGGTGAGGCATATCGCCGAGCTTCTTGCTGAAAACCTCGACAGACTCCCCTCCCCGAAGAGCCGGCAGACCGTGACCTACCACGACTCTTGCGACCTCGGAAGGCACATGAAGATGTACGACCTCCCGAGAAAGGTGCTCTCGAGGTTCGCTGACATCAAGGAGATGCGCAGCACGAAGGAGCAGGCGCTCTGCTGCGGGACCGGTGGAGGGGTGAGAATCGCCTTCAGCGGTGAGGCTGATGGAATTGCGGCCAGACGCCTCGAGGAAGCCGGGATGGCAGCGGAGGTCATGGTCACCACATGCCCCGCCTGCGCCCACACAATGGGCGTCGTGGCGAAGAAAAAGAAGAGCCGCGTCCAGCCCGTGACTCTCGCCCAGTTCGTTGAGGAAGCCATTGAGCGGGAGGAGAAACGATAG
- a CDS encoding FAD-binding oxidoreductase, giving the protein MPLAESVKARIREIVGAENTADDMATRYIYGSDASLHHCMPDIVVRPENPRQVQEIVRICNEERIPIVVRGAGTGLSGQTVPVRGGIVMDMMRMNRILSIRIEDLYIEVEPGVVFAKVNEALAPYGYWFPPAPGSGDVCTIGGMIGNSASGIRTIKYGATRDLVMGLEVVLADGTLIEVGNRTVKNASGYQLEKLFVGSEGTLGIVTKARLRILPKPKSSGSLIASFDSLAAAGAAISEVYKNRLMPSALEIMDTNCIQAVKKAFGTPLPDAAAIIIIEMDGDPRVVEEDLKAAGEICRAAGAQNIDYATEPSKIARIWESRKSVLPAMARSGERGPISLADDMGIPISRVAEVIGQFPDIAKKYNIVIGAYGHAGEGNIHGKVLLNLKSEREWEAGRKATDEIYEAVLKAGGTMSAEHGIGITRARLFKVERGPAVEVMRKIKRALDPNNILNPGKIFDAPDDMYSYNRYVMGGDD; this is encoded by the coding sequence ATGCCTCTTGCGGAGAGTGTCAAGGCAAGAATTCGGGAGATAGTGGGGGCGGAGAACACCGCAGACGACATGGCCACCCGGTATATTTACGGCTCGGACGCGTCATTACACCACTGCATGCCGGACATCGTTGTGAGGCCTGAGAACCCGCGCCAGGTTCAAGAGATCGTCAGAATTTGCAATGAAGAAAGAATTCCCATCGTTGTCCGGGGGGCGGGCACCGGCCTCTCGGGGCAGACCGTGCCCGTGAGGGGCGGCATCGTTATGGACATGATGAGAATGAATCGCATCCTCTCCATCAGAATCGAAGACCTTTACATAGAGGTCGAGCCGGGGGTCGTTTTCGCGAAGGTGAATGAGGCCCTCGCTCCATATGGCTACTGGTTCCCCCCTGCCCCCGGAAGTGGCGATGTCTGCACGATAGGAGGAATGATAGGCAACAGCGCCTCCGGGATAAGGACGATAAAGTACGGGGCAACAAGGGATTTGGTCATGGGGCTGGAGGTCGTTCTGGCGGACGGGACGCTCATCGAGGTGGGCAACAGGACCGTCAAGAATGCCAGCGGCTATCAGCTCGAGAAGCTCTTCGTGGGGAGCGAAGGGACACTGGGCATCGTGACGAAGGCCCGGTTACGCATCCTGCCCAAGCCCAAGAGCTCCGGGTCGCTCATCGCCTCTTTCGATTCTCTCGCGGCCGCAGGAGCTGCGATATCGGAGGTTTACAAGAACCGACTGATGCCATCCGCTCTTGAAATCATGGACACGAACTGCATTCAGGCCGTCAAAAAGGCCTTCGGCACGCCACTGCCAGACGCCGCAGCAATCATTATCATCGAGATGGACGGGGACCCGAGGGTGGTTGAGGAGGACCTGAAGGCCGCCGGAGAAATCTGCAGGGCGGCGGGGGCGCAGAACATCGACTACGCCACCGAGCCCTCCAAAATCGCGAGGATATGGGAGAGCAGAAAATCGGTGCTTCCGGCGATGGCGCGATCGGGCGAGAGGGGGCCGATATCGCTCGCGGACGACATGGGCATCCCGATATCCAGGGTCGCGGAGGTCATAGGGCAATTCCCGGATATAGCTAAAAAGTACAACATTGTAATAGGCGCCTACGGCCACGCGGGCGAGGGCAACATCCACGGCAAGGTGCTGCTCAACCTGAAGTCGGAGAGGGAGTGGGAGGCGGGGAGGAAGGCCACCGACGAAATATACGAGGCCGTGCTGAAGGCAGGCGGCACGATGAGCGCGGAGCATGGAATCGGGATAACGAGGGCGAGGCTCTTCAAAGTGGAGAGGGGGCCAGCGGTGGAGGTAATGAGGAAAATAAAGAGAGCCCTCGACCCAAACAACATCCTCAACCCCGGGAAGATATTCGATGCGCCGGACGACATGTACTCGTACAACAGGTATGTGATGGGGGGGGATGATTGA
- a CDS encoding CBS domain-containing protein, with product MYGADGRIAVGEVMTRKPITVSPGMSLHRAALLMRRRSISTLIVASRGSPVGIVTEKDLVDKCVATNTKPSRLKIKDVMSSPLVSVGPDTDLVDAARKMASLRIRRLAVIEKGRLVGILTESDILRISPELIEITRELRAINQHGERLPPETVREGMCERCESFSDELVERDGLHLCKNCIEDLD from the coding sequence ATGTACGGTGCGGACGGGCGAATAGCGGTCGGAGAGGTGATGACTAGGAAGCCTATCACGGTCAGCCCGGGGATGAGTCTACACCGCGCCGCACTGCTCATGCGCAGGCGCTCGATTTCCACACTTATTGTCGCTAGCAGAGGATCTCCCGTGGGCATTGTCACAGAGAAGGACCTCGTCGATAAGTGTGTGGCTACGAATACCAAACCAAGCCGGCTGAAGATAAAGGATGTGATGAGCTCGCCCCTGGTCAGCGTCGGCCCCGACACGGATCTCGTCGACGCTGCCCGCAAGATGGCCTCCCTTCGCATCAGGAGACTGGCCGTTATCGAGAAGGGCCGGCTGGTCGGAATTCTCACAGAGAGCGACATCCTGAGAATTTCTCCCGAGCTCATCGAGATAACGAGAGAGCTCAGGGCTATCAACCAGCACGGGGAAAGGCTACCGCCTGAAACAGTCAGGGAGGGCATGTGTGAGCGCTGCGAGTCCTTCTCTGACGAGCTGGTGGAGAGGGACGGCCTCCACCTTTGCAAGAACTGTATAGAGGACCTTGACTGA
- a CDS encoding NAD(P)H-hydrate dehydratase encodes MIPFEEVSVLDRNAQYLGIPTSQLMENAGKAVAEAVMNKYQLKHKKVLVICGTGRNGGDGFVAARYLRVHCDVTVVLLGDEKSITSDLVRLNFSKIRGKVRTLISPSNIGEIISSSDIIIDAMLGVGISGKLREPYASVVKRLNASKKQIVSVDVPTGLGTELMVRPSMTVTFHDMKEGMESARCGKIIVADIGIPKEAELYIGPGELVYIPKPSPTSRKGDNGRLLVVGGGPYTGAPAFAALAAYRMGVDLVRILTPSTAAAVVASYSPMFIVHSLPGQNLNSSHIEEVTAALGDCDAMVIGPGLGATPDTLSTVLEILSKCEKPIVVDADAIKALGQRRKHLPSLRGVVTPHAGEFEILTGEKLPEDIESRMSSVRTWAKKFGLTILLKGRLDVVSDGSRVKLNRTGNPGMTVGGTGDVLTGIVGALLARGVSPFNAARAAALINGYSGDLAFAELGYSLGPLDVIARITETLKKFVEWWTVRPETQ; translated from the coding sequence TTGATACCTTTCGAGGAGGTGAGCGTTCTAGATAGAAATGCCCAGTATCTTGGAATACCTACTTCCCAGCTTATGGAGAACGCGGGCAAAGCGGTCGCGGAAGCTGTGATGAACAAATACCAATTGAAGCATAAAAAGGTTCTTGTAATCTGCGGCACAGGCAGGAACGGCGGGGACGGCTTCGTCGCTGCCAGATATCTCAGAGTCCACTGCGACGTCACCGTTGTTCTACTGGGTGACGAGAAGAGTATCACCTCCGACCTAGTGCGCCTCAACTTCTCCAAAATTCGGGGCAAGGTCCGGACCCTTATATCACCTTCAAACATCGGGGAAATCATCTCATCAAGCGACATAATCATTGACGCCATGCTCGGCGTAGGGATATCCGGTAAGCTCAGGGAGCCCTACGCCAGCGTTGTGAAGAGGCTCAACGCATCAAAGAAGCAAATCGTATCCGTGGATGTTCCCACTGGACTGGGCACGGAGCTAATGGTACGGCCGTCAATGACGGTGACCTTCCACGACATGAAGGAGGGTATGGAGAGCGCGAGGTGCGGGAAGATTATTGTGGCCGATATTGGAATTCCTAAAGAGGCTGAACTCTATATCGGACCGGGTGAGCTCGTCTATATCCCTAAGCCGTCACCAACATCACGGAAGGGTGACAACGGCAGGCTTCTGGTTGTCGGTGGGGGACCTTATACCGGCGCCCCCGCGTTCGCCGCCCTTGCAGCCTACAGAATGGGTGTGGACTTGGTCAGAATTCTCACACCTTCCACTGCTGCCGCTGTGGTCGCCTCCTATTCTCCGATGTTCATTGTTCACTCCCTACCCGGGCAAAATCTGAACTCCTCGCACATAGAAGAGGTGACCGCGGCCCTAGGCGATTGCGACGCCATGGTCATCGGACCTGGTCTGGGAGCGACACCGGATACTCTCTCCACGGTTCTGGAGATTCTTTCAAAATGTGAGAAGCCTATAGTGGTGGACGCAGACGCAATAAAGGCCCTCGGCCAGAGACGTAAGCACCTGCCTTCGCTTAGAGGCGTCGTCACCCCACACGCTGGAGAATTCGAGATTCTAACTGGGGAGAAACTGCCGGAGGATATTGAATCCCGGATGAGCTCGGTCAGGACGTGGGCCAAGAAGTTCGGATTGACGATTCTTCTGAAGGGGAGGCTAGATGTAGTCTCGGATGGAAGCCGGGTCAAGCTCAACCGGACCGGGAACCCTGGGATGACGGTGGGGGGTACGGGCGATGTTCTCACCGGAATCGTGGGCGCTCTTCTGGCTAGGGGTGTCTCCCCCTTTAACGCGGCGCGCGCTGCCGCGCTGATAAATGGCTATTCCGGAGACCTCGCTTTCGCCGAGCTCGGGTATTCCCTCGGCCCTCTCGACGTAATCGCCAGAATAACCGAGACTTTAAAGAAATTCGTTGAGTGGTGGACTGTACGGCCCGAAACCCAGTAG
- a CDS encoding DUF1611 domain-containing protein, protein MAVVDETCEGEDAGELMGIGRRGIPVVGSLSEVPGIPPLRSRVAGISEGHKRRVRGERWALIVGVAPTGGRLPPVWRRDIKEALQRGMDIVSGLHDFLGDDAEFASLARKYGVSIWDVRRPPALLDVARGYRANVPVVLVCGTDCAVGKRTVTIELHRGALSRGIDAAFVATGQTGVMVGCDAGMVIDRVPGDFMSGAVEGMVKRMVEKGKELIFVQGQASLTHLAYGPVTLGILYGARPHFIVLVHEPGRRYRPSFPDQRVHEPMEEARLVRELSGAEPVGLSLNCQRLMRDSIHTRGMQCMASSISTSQQEGRPGLSPHQTICLHYERSTGLPTVDVLRDGPDRILDAILLRVKGRRDLKIGPGLRRAIRRLSEGGA, encoded by the coding sequence ATGGCGGTTGTTGATGAGACCTGCGAGGGGGAAGACGCGGGGGAATTGATGGGAATCGGGAGGAGAGGAATACCGGTGGTGGGAAGTCTGAGTGAGGTGCCTGGAATTCCTCCTCTGCGCTCGCGTGTTGCCGGAATCTCTGAGGGGCATAAAAGGAGGGTGCGGGGGGAGCGGTGGGCATTGATTGTGGGCGTCGCTCCGACCGGAGGGCGTCTCCCTCCGGTTTGGCGAAGGGACATAAAAGAGGCCCTGCAAAGGGGTATGGACATCGTCAGTGGCCTTCACGACTTCTTGGGAGACGACGCCGAGTTCGCCAGTCTCGCGCGGAAATATGGGGTGTCAATCTGGGATGTGAGGCGCCCTCCGGCTCTTCTTGACGTCGCTCGCGGGTACAGAGCTAATGTGCCCGTGGTTCTGGTCTGCGGAACGGATTGTGCTGTTGGAAAGAGGACCGTGACAATCGAGCTCCATCGTGGAGCTCTTTCACGCGGAATCGACGCCGCCTTTGTAGCTACAGGCCAGACCGGGGTTATGGTTGGGTGTGACGCGGGCATGGTAATTGATCGTGTGCCTGGTGACTTTATGTCCGGGGCAGTCGAGGGGATGGTTAAAAGGATGGTGGAGAAGGGAAAAGAGCTGATATTCGTCCAGGGCCAGGCTTCCCTAACCCACCTAGCCTATGGGCCCGTCACGCTGGGAATCCTTTACGGCGCAAGACCGCACTTTATAGTGCTTGTACATGAGCCCGGTCGAAGATACAGGCCGAGCTTCCCGGACCAGAGGGTTCACGAGCCGATGGAGGAGGCGCGGCTTGTGCGTGAGTTGTCTGGCGCCGAGCCTGTGGGGCTCTCCCTGAACTGCCAGCGCCTGATGCGAGATTCTATCCACACGCGCGGGATGCAGTGCATGGCTTCTTCCATCTCAACATCCCAGCAGGAGGGCCGGCCCGGATTGTCACCTCACCAAACAATCTGCCTCCATTATGAAAGGTCTACAGGCCTCCCCACGGTGGATGTCCTGCGGGATGGTCCTGATCGAATTCTGGATGCCATTCTCCTCAGAGTTAAGGGAAGGCGAGATCTAAAGATTGGACCGGGCCTGAGAAGGGCGATTCGGAGACTCAGTGAGGGTGGAGCATGA